The sequence ACAAGGACTTGTCGCTGTCGTCGCCGCTGTGATCGCACGGCACGACATGCTGCGGTCCCGGCTCTGCCGGGATGCGAGCGGACAGTGGCAGATGGAGACCCGCCCGGATACCGACGTGGATGCCGCGTCACTGATCCGTCGCGTCAGGTTCGACCCCACCATCGCGGTCGACCCGCCGGCGACACTCGTCGCGGCCGAGCACCAGGCGGCCGTCGAGAGACTGCGTCCCTCCGATGGTGTCGTCGTCCAGTTCGTGTGGCTCGATCCGGGAACGTCGAGCGTCCCCGCAACCTCGGGCCGATTGATCGTCGTGGCTCACCACCTTGCCGTCGACGGAGTGTCGTGGCGGATTCTGTTGCCCGACTTCGCGACCGCCTGGTCTCAGATCTCCGCCGGACACGCGGCGGAGCTGCCGGCGCCGGGAACGTCCATGCGCCGGTGGGCGCATGCACTGGCGGAGGATGCACAGCGCGGCGAGCGGGTCGCCGAGCTGGCGTGGTGGCGGAGCGTCGTGGACGGGCCGGACCCCCCGATCACCGACCGCCCTCTGGATCCCGCGGTGGACGTGGCGACGGCAATTCGTGACGTCGGCGTCGAGATGTCGACCGAAGACACCTCCGTACTGCTGACAACCCTCCCGAGGCTTTACCACGGGGGTGCCCACGACGTGCTCGTCACCGCCCTGGCAGTGGCATCGTCCAGATGGCGACGCGATCGGGGAATCTCGGTGTCGTCCACGCTGATCCGCATGGAGGGGCACGGACGCGAGCAGTATGTGGTGCCGGGCGCCGACCTGTCCCGCACCGTCGGCTGGTTCACCACAATCTTTCCCGTCCGCCTCGACCTCGCCGGCGTCGACCTCGACGACGCGCTCGCCGGCGGCCCCGCGATGGGCCGGGCGATCAAGGTGGTGAAGGAGCAGCTGCGCGCTGTACCCGACATGGGCATCGGCTACGGCCTCCTCCGCTACCTGAACCCCGACACTGCCGACACGCTGCCGAAGACCGAACCGGGGCACATCAGTTACAACTATCTCGGCCAGGTCCCCGACGCACCCGCCGGCAGCGCGGTGGCATGGGCACCCGCCGACGGATTCGGCGACCTGCAGTACGTTCCGGATCCCGACATGCCTGCTTCGGCCGCGCTCGAGGTCAACTCCATCGTGGTCGGCGGAAAACTCCGGGTGAGCGTGGGCTACCCGGACACCCTGGTGGCCCGCGACGATGCCGAGCGGTTCGCGATTCGGCTACGGGAGGCGTTGTCCGCATTGACAACTCACTCTCACGACTCTGAGGCCGGGGGGCTCACCCCTTCCGATGTTCCGCTCGTCACCGTGACTCAGAGCGACCTCGACGCGTGGGAGGAGCGCTTCGGGCCGCTCACCGATGTGTGGCCACTCGCACCTCTGCAGGCCGGGTTGCTGTTTCACGCCCTCATGGCGAAACCCGCGATCGACGCCTACACGGTCCAGGTGTCGCTGCATTTGAAGGGCGTCGTCGATCCGGCGCGGATGCGCCGCGCGGCTCAGGCACTGCTGGATCGGCATGCGAACCTGCGGGTGGCGTTCGTGCCGTCCGCCGACGGCACGTTCGTCCAGGTGGTGCCGGCGACCGTAGGCGTGCCGTTCCGCCAGGTTGACCTGACGGGTATTCCCGAGGAGGCGCGCGGCGCCGAACTAGAGCGGATTCTGGCCGCCGATCGCTCTGCGGCATTCGACACCTCCCACGCACCGCTGATGCGATTCCTTCTGCTGTCCATCGGACACGACGAATTCCGTCTGGTGTGGACCAACCACCACACCCTCCTCGACGGGTGGTCGATGCCACTCGCGATCCGGGATCTCCTCGCTCTGTATGTAGCAGATGGGGTGGGGATGCTGCCGAGTCCCCGGCCCTACCGCGACTTTCTGATCTGGCTGCACCACCGAGATCCGGAGGAGTCGCGGGGGGTGTGGGCGAACGCGCTCGCCGGTATCGAGGGGCCGACGCTGCTGCTGCCGGATGCGTGGGGTAAACAGTCGTCGGTCCCACCCACCCAGGTACAGTTTTCGCTCTCCGAAAGCCTTACCGCGGAACTCGCGACTCTGGCACGCGAGCGCAACGTCACTGTGAATACGGTGACCCAGGTGGCGTGGGCACTCCTGTTGAACGGGGCGACGTCCTCGTCCGATGTCACGTTCGGCGGCACGGTGTCCGGGCGATCACCGCAACTCGCCGGCGCAGAGTCAATGATCGGATTGCTCGTCAACACCGTCCCCGTCCGTATCACGCTCGATCCGCGGGAAACGGTGGGCGAGTTGCTCGAACGAACGCAGTCGGAGCAGGCGGCGTTGTTCGACCACCACCACCTGGGTCTCGCCGACATTGCGCGCGCGGCCGGCCCACAGCTCGGATTCGACACGGCAACCGTCTTCGAGTCGTACCCGATCGATCGAGGTGGGCTGACCGAGGACACCGACCTGGCCGGAATCCGGGTGGTGGACGTCAGCGGTGTCGATGCCACGCATTACCCACTCAGCGTGGCCTTCTCGAT comes from Rhodococcus oxybenzonivorans and encodes:
- a CDS encoding condensation domain-containing protein, which encodes MLVRCPGVARAAAVVREGGRLVGYVVPEVGVRVDPDVVVEWVAGVVPGWVVPSVVVVVGELPVTVSGKLDRTALPEPELVHRPQRPARTAAEETLASVFAEVLGIERVGYDDSFFALGGDSILSIRLVSRAKARGLVFTPQQVFEHRTVAALAAQSDIPDRTTPGPLTELAGGGIGTFPPTPVVRYLLERGGHFERFSQSLLLTLPAGIDEQGLVAVVAAVIARHDMLRSRLCRDASGQWQMETRPDTDVDAASLIRRVRFDPTIAVDPPATLVAAEHQAAVERLRPSDGVVVQFVWLDPGTSSVPATSGRLIVVAHHLAVDGVSWRILLPDFATAWSQISAGHAAELPAPGTSMRRWAHALAEDAQRGERVAELAWWRSVVDGPDPPITDRPLDPAVDVATAIRDVGVEMSTEDTSVLLTTLPRLYHGGAHDVLVTALAVASSRWRRDRGISVSSTLIRMEGHGREQYVVPGADLSRTVGWFTTIFPVRLDLAGVDLDDALAGGPAMGRAIKVVKEQLRAVPDMGIGYGLLRYLNPDTADTLPKTEPGHISYNYLGQVPDAPAGSAVAWAPADGFGDLQYVPDPDMPASAALEVNSIVVGGKLRVSVGYPDTLVARDDAERFAIRLREALSALTTHSHDSEAGGLTPSDVPLVTVTQSDLDAWEERFGPLTDVWPLAPLQAGLLFHALMAKPAIDAYTVQVSLHLKGVVDPARMRRAAQALLDRHANLRVAFVPSADGTFVQVVPATVGVPFRQVDLTGIPEEARGAELERILAADRSAAFDTSHAPLMRFLLLSIGHDEFRLVWTNHHTLLDGWSMPLAIRDLLALYVADGVGMLPSPRPYRDFLIWLHHRDPEESRGVWANALAGIEGPTLLLPDAWGKQSSVPPTQVQFSLSESLTAELATLARERNVTVNTVTQVAWALLLNGATSSSDVTFGGTVSGRSPQLAGAESMIGLLVNTVPVRITLDPRETVGELLERTQSEQAALFDHHHLGLADIARAAGPQLGFDTATVFESYPIDRGGLTEDTDLAGIRVVDVSGVDATHYPLSVAFSMDTQLRMTFHYLPDLIEAATVETIAARVTRIFEVMATSPDGLLAGVEVLGPEERGVLVPVRGGRGVGVRVLPEILAGGWGGSGAVAVSCGGVEVSYGELDELSSRWARVLIGRGVGRSRWWRWWWAFGGVGGGVWAVAKAGGAFLPVDPVLPLVRVREMLVDSGVVVGLSVSGCVVPEGVEWLWLDDVGVVEGVSGVWCRMGIGCGR